A window of the Natronomonas salina genome harbors these coding sequences:
- a CDS encoding SDR family oxidoreductase → MDSPTVLITGCGTGIGHATARAFEEAGWEVYATDPDPEALTDLEEAGCTTAKLDVTSAEDAEAVVEAMLDEHGRIDCLYNNTGYGQLGPVEEVPTDELREQLDVNFLGQHRLVRAVLPHMREQGEGTIVNMASIYGRTVFPGQGAYASSKWAVEALTDTLRVEVDDYGIDVVTIEPGPVETEFGERALETKEDLETTDAYDWFYRMYDEKRYDRRFIDRGIGYVQPERVAEVVVEAAESEDPQRRYVVGPWKALVYLGYVVPDSVRDRVYGLLKRFL, encoded by the coding sequence ATGGATTCTCCGACGGTGCTCATCACCGGCTGTGGGACCGGCATCGGCCACGCGACAGCGAGAGCCTTCGAGGAGGCCGGCTGGGAGGTGTACGCCACCGACCCCGACCCGGAGGCGTTGACAGACCTCGAGGAGGCGGGCTGTACCACGGCCAAACTCGACGTCACGTCGGCGGAGGACGCCGAAGCGGTCGTCGAAGCGATGCTCGACGAGCACGGCCGCATCGACTGCCTGTACAACAACACCGGCTACGGACAGCTCGGCCCCGTCGAGGAGGTGCCGACCGACGAACTGCGCGAGCAACTCGACGTGAACTTCCTCGGCCAGCACCGGCTCGTCAGGGCCGTCCTCCCCCACATGCGCGAGCAGGGGGAGGGGACCATCGTCAACATGGCCAGCATCTACGGCCGGACCGTCTTCCCGGGGCAGGGCGCCTACGCCAGCTCGAAGTGGGCCGTCGAGGCGCTGACCGACACCCTCCGCGTCGAGGTCGACGACTACGGTATCGACGTCGTGACGATCGAACCGGGGCCGGTCGAGACCGAGTTCGGCGAGCGCGCCCTTGAGACGAAGGAGGACCTCGAGACGACGGACGCCTACGACTGGTTCTACCGGATGTACGACGAGAAGCGCTACGACCGCCGGTTCATCGACCGCGGAATCGGCTACGTCCAGCCCGAGCGGGTCGCCGAGGTCGTCGTCGAGGCCGCGGAGAGCGAGGACCCGCAACGGCGGTACGTCGTCGGCCCGTGGAAGGCGCTCGTCTACCTCGGCTACGTCGTTCCGGACTCGGTCCGCGACAGGGTATACGGGCTCCTCAAGCGATTCCTGTAA